In Pedobacter heparinus DSM 2366, the following are encoded in one genomic region:
- a CDS encoding TonB-dependent receptor codes for MKLLSVLIFLGAFQLNAAVHAQYINIDVKNTSLKEVFSMLTRQSNYEFMYDSQTLQNARPVTLKVVNATLKEVLNKCFANQAITYQIKENTIIVAKADDQPQVWMQVNGIVLSGEDGLPLPGVIVRVKGTNKSIVTNNSGQFTINAEIGDVLVLSFIGYKTQEIVIKDDVALKVRLISSPTDLDNVIVTGYGTTQKSDVISSLGVIKGEDLQKAPVKSFEEALAGRVSGVQVTSSEGGPGATTNIVIRGNNSLSQDNSPLWVIDGFPIENPNNNTINPADVETITVLKDAASTAIYGSRGANGVILVTTKTGKSGNPVVSFDGSYGFQRSLKLMELLKPYEYVQLVIERNGVVAKERYTPGDPELDGRPAYVPGGRTIDYYKTQPYTNWQDKLFQTAPFQNYSLSLSGGTDKSKYLISGSTTDQDGTILQTNFKRYQGRFVFSQEVNKKTDFNLNVNYARTRTTGTSPSNIPTNGSASLSLLYGIWGYRPAVSPSSSVEDQLNLPIDPDGQNAYSFNPIVQNNNTTINAHLNNLVANAGIDYKILPELTFRVTGGINYTQRLSNAFYSALTYQGGPGSVLGPNGFIDNYALTNLVNENTLNYKKVFNTEHTLNLLGGFSIQGTKLTTSRALASKVPNDVLGVSGLDEGTPYAISSGSTQNFLSSYFSRINYNYKSKYYFSGVIRADGSSKFAPGNQWGYFPSAAVSWNIGREDFMKNISSVSALKFRASYGTSGNNRIADYAYLSPINQSDISSTYTFGNTYIKGSYQSGLANEALKWETTAITDLGLDFGFLKNRIELTVDYYRKITSDLLLQATIPGHIGYTSAIQNIGSVRNSGWEFSLNTVNSDKALKWSSNFNISFNRNEVLALSSGQRGLISQVSYNINPAFPYVAIVGGPISQIIGFKWLGNYQYEDFDLLPNGAYVLKGNLPANGSARTAMQPGDIKYEDINQDGTITDADKVVIGNPNPLFTGGFSNNFNFKNFDLSILLTFSYGNDILNANRLIFEGMPDSYTNQFASYANRWTPENQTNLYPRAGGATTIPAVSSRVIEDGSFLRLQTVSLGYNLPQKISESLKVKNARIYASAQNLAVWSKYQGSDPEVSTRPGALTQGFDYAAYPRSFTMTFGLNFSF; via the coding sequence ATGAAATTATTATCAGTTTTAATATTCTTAGGCGCTTTCCAGTTAAATGCAGCTGTGCATGCACAGTATATTAATATAGATGTTAAAAATACCTCCTTAAAGGAAGTATTTTCTATGCTCACAAGGCAAAGTAACTATGAGTTTATGTACGATTCTCAAACGCTGCAGAATGCCAGACCGGTAACCTTGAAGGTGGTGAATGCTACGCTTAAAGAAGTGCTGAACAAGTGTTTTGCGAACCAGGCAATTACTTATCAGATAAAAGAAAATACCATTATTGTTGCAAAGGCCGATGACCAGCCGCAGGTCTGGATGCAGGTTAACGGAATAGTATTGTCGGGAGAGGATGGGCTGCCATTACCCGGTGTAATTGTGAGGGTGAAGGGAACGAATAAATCGATTGTGACCAATAACAGCGGGCAATTTACCATCAATGCGGAGATTGGAGATGTTTTGGTTTTGAGCTTTATTGGCTATAAAACCCAGGAAATTGTAATAAAGGATGACGTTGCGCTAAAGGTAAGATTGATCAGTTCGCCTACCGATCTGGATAACGTGATTGTGACAGGTTATGGGACTACGCAAAAATCAGATGTCATCAGTTCATTGGGGGTTATTAAAGGTGAAGATTTACAAAAGGCCCCTGTTAAATCTTTTGAGGAGGCGCTGGCCGGCCGTGTGTCCGGTGTTCAGGTTACTTCTTCTGAGGGCGGGCCGGGAGCTACCACCAATATTGTAATAAGGGGTAACAATTCCTTGTCTCAGGACAATTCACCACTATGGGTCATTGATGGGTTTCCAATTGAGAATCCAAACAACAATACGATCAATCCTGCTGATGTAGAGACTATTACTGTTTTAAAAGATGCCGCGTCTACTGCCATTTATGGTTCAAGGGGGGCTAACGGGGTTATACTCGTTACTACTAAGACCGGAAAGTCGGGAAACCCGGTGGTATCCTTTGATGGTTCATATGGCTTTCAGCGAAGTTTAAAATTGATGGAACTGTTAAAGCCCTATGAATATGTACAACTTGTAATTGAAAGGAACGGGGTGGTTGCAAAAGAGCGTTACACGCCGGGTGATCCTGAGCTGGATGGAAGGCCCGCTTATGTTCCTGGCGGGAGAACAATTGATTACTATAAAACCCAGCCTTATACCAATTGGCAGGATAAATTGTTCCAGACTGCACCTTTTCAAAATTATTCGTTGTCACTTTCTGGCGGGACAGACAAAAGTAAATATTTAATCTCAGGGTCGACCACAGACCAGGACGGGACCATTTTACAAACTAATTTCAAGCGTTATCAGGGTAGATTTGTTTTCAGCCAGGAGGTGAACAAGAAAACAGACTTTAACCTTAATGTAAATTACGCCCGTACCAGGACAACCGGCACATCGCCTTCAAATATACCAACCAATGGCTCTGCATCATTGAGTTTATTATATGGAATATGGGGTTACCGACCGGCCGTTTCACCTTCATCTTCTGTAGAAGATCAGCTTAACCTGCCCATCGATCCTGATGGACAGAATGCTTATTCGTTTAACCCTATTGTTCAGAACAACAATACTACGATCAATGCGCACCTGAATAATCTGGTGGCTAATGCTGGCATAGACTATAAAATCCTCCCCGAGCTGACGTTCCGGGTAACGGGTGGTATCAATTATACACAAAGACTTAGCAACGCTTTTTATTCTGCACTCACCTATCAGGGTGGGCCTGGCAGTGTACTGGGGCCTAATGGTTTTATTGACAATTATGCCCTCACTAATCTGGTAAATGAAAATACACTGAATTATAAAAAGGTTTTTAATACTGAACATACGCTTAATTTGCTTGGTGGTTTTTCTATACAAGGCACTAAACTGACCACCAGCAGGGCGCTGGCGAGTAAAGTGCCAAATGATGTATTGGGTGTAAGCGGACTAGACGAAGGCACTCCTTATGCCATTTCATCTGGTTCGACACAGAATTTTTTGAGTTCGTACTTTTCCAGGATAAACTACAATTATAAATCTAAGTACTATTTTTCAGGGGTGATCAGGGCTGATGGATCTTCAAAATTTGCCCCGGGTAACCAGTGGGGTTATTTCCCTTCTGCTGCTGTATCCTGGAATATTGGGCGTGAGGATTTTATGAAAAATATCAGTTCAGTTTCGGCACTAAAGTTCAGGGCCAGTTATGGTACTTCAGGTAACAACAGAATTGCTGACTATGCCTATCTGTCGCCCATCAACCAAAGTGATATTTCCAGTACCTATACCTTTGGTAATACTTATATAAAAGGTTCCTATCAATCTGGTCTGGCCAATGAGGCCCTGAAATGGGAAACAACTGCCATCACAGATCTGGGCTTAGATTTTGGATTTTTAAAGAACCGCATTGAACTTACAGTTGATTATTATCGTAAAATAACTTCTGACCTGTTGCTGCAGGCAACGATACCAGGTCATATCGGCTATACTTCAGCGATTCAGAATATAGGCTCGGTAAGAAATTCCGGCTGGGAGTTTTCATTGAATACGGTAAATTCAGATAAGGCTTTGAAATGGTCCTCTAATTTTAACATATCCTTTAACAGGAATGAAGTACTGGCGTTAAGCAGTGGCCAAAGGGGGCTTATTTCCCAGGTTTCCTACAATATTAACCCGGCTTTTCCTTACGTTGCTATTGTAGGAGGCCCGATTTCGCAGATTATAGGTTTTAAATGGTTGGGCAATTACCAATATGAAGATTTTGATCTGCTTCCTAATGGGGCGTATGTGCTAAAGGGCAATCTGCCAGCAAATGGTTCTGCAAGGACAGCGATGCAGCCTGGTGACATTAAATATGAGGATATTAACCAGGATGGTACGATTACAGATGCGGATAAAGTAGTCATAGGGAATCCAAATCCATTATTTACCGGGGGCTTTTCCAATAATTTTAATTTCAAAAATTTTGACTTGAGCATACTACTGACCTTTTCTTATGGAAATGATATCCTGAATGCAAACCGGTTGATCTTCGAAGGTATGCCAGACTCCTATACCAATCAGTTTGCCTCATACGCCAACAGATGGACACCAGAAAATCAGACTAATTTATATCCCAGGGCTGGCGGCGCAACTACTATTCCGGCTGTTTCTTCCAGGGTAATTGAAGATGGCTCTTTCTTGCGTCTGCAAACGGTTTCCCTTGGATACAATCTGCCGCAAAAAATTTCTGAATCCCTTAAAGTAAAAAATGCCAGGATTTATGCTTCGGCACAAAACCTGGCGGTATGGAGTAAATATCAAGGTTCAGATCCCGAAGTTTCTACACGTCCCGGCGCTTTGACACAAGGATTTGATTATGCCGCATATCCGCGCTCTTTTACGATGACTTTTGGTCTTAATTTTTCTTTTTAA
- a CDS encoding RagB/SusD family nutrient uptake outer membrane protein → MKHSAYLLLIIIILSAFTSCKKQLNSLPTDFITSVNYYTNEEQLNGGLAGVYSILGSSYLYQDALLHNMSHNNDEAVFVFNQAPLVVPSNFSYSSSDPNITGMWNVLYQGINNANIIIAAADNPKAQVSQAVRDNIRAQALFLRAYYHFLLVDKWGKVPMMLAPAKSSFDVNLAASPIAEIYEQILKDMTAAEAVLPQASVLGANSSGRLSKNTAQGILARVCLSMTGFPLNDESKYAAALAWSSKVISTGDNALNPSYADLFVKQARDEYDVKENMWEVEFYGNVSDNYREQGYVGIRNGIQAANGRTFPGFGYNFLQASVILYNKYQVDPLTSLSKDLRRERNIAPYQWVGGSAAVQVMTKSYWPKNGNLYQRWPGKWRRDEELRLPRFQNGNGTNFPLLRYADVLLMFAEAENYINGPTVAAYNAMNKVRERAYGTGYRVSDIVITNGGTGYTAAPVVTIGSSGDPNGASTAEAYATVTNGAVTQLTLVNMGGFYTATPPTVTITSANGLGSGATATATVSPIVVAEADLPTGLTKAQFFEHIVDERSRELAYEALRSHDLRRWGRLISTMQTLATIGPSVPGGVIRNGYTSPAVNITAKHLYLPIPPAEIATNALIVQNPGW, encoded by the coding sequence ATGAAACACAGCGCATATTTGTTGTTGATAATTATCATATTATCTGCTTTTACTTCATGTAAAAAGCAATTGAATAGTTTACCCACAGATTTTATCACTTCGGTAAACTACTACACCAATGAAGAACAGCTTAATGGTGGGTTGGCCGGTGTATACAGTATTTTAGGTTCTTCCTATTTATATCAGGATGCGTTGTTACATAACATGTCCCACAATAATGATGAAGCTGTTTTTGTATTCAACCAGGCACCGCTGGTTGTTCCATCAAATTTTAGTTATTCTTCCAGCGACCCTAACATTACTGGTATGTGGAATGTATTGTACCAGGGCATCAACAATGCCAACATTATCATTGCAGCTGCAGACAATCCAAAGGCTCAGGTAAGCCAGGCAGTAAGGGACAATATCCGCGCACAGGCATTGTTTTTAAGGGCTTATTATCATTTCCTCCTTGTAGATAAATGGGGTAAAGTCCCGATGATGCTGGCTCCGGCGAAAAGTTCATTTGATGTGAATCTGGCAGCTTCTCCAATAGCTGAAATTTACGAACAGATCCTTAAAGATATGACCGCTGCAGAAGCAGTTTTACCTCAGGCCTCGGTACTTGGGGCCAATTCAAGTGGCCGTTTGTCAAAAAACACTGCCCAGGGTATTTTGGCAAGGGTTTGCCTGAGCATGACAGGCTTTCCTTTAAATGATGAGTCTAAATATGCAGCAGCCCTGGCCTGGAGCTCAAAGGTGATCAGCACAGGAGATAATGCATTAAATCCAAGTTATGCTGATCTTTTTGTAAAACAGGCCCGTGATGAATATGATGTGAAAGAAAACATGTGGGAGGTTGAGTTTTATGGCAATGTTTCTGACAACTACCGCGAACAGGGTTATGTTGGTATCCGAAATGGCATTCAGGCCGCAAACGGGAGGACATTTCCAGGTTTTGGGTACAACTTTTTACAGGCATCAGTAATATTGTATAATAAGTATCAGGTGGACCCGCTCACCAGTCTTTCTAAAGATTTGCGGCGCGAAAGGAACATTGCACCTTACCAATGGGTTGGTGGAAGCGCCGCAGTACAGGTTATGACCAAAAGCTACTGGCCTAAAAACGGGAATCTTTATCAGCGCTGGCCTGGTAAATGGAGAAGGGATGAGGAGTTGCGTTTACCCAGGTTTCAAAATGGTAACGGGACCAACTTTCCCTTGTTAAGGTATGCTGATGTTTTGCTGATGTTTGCTGAGGCTGAAAATTATATAAACGGGCCAACTGTTGCCGCTTATAACGCAATGAATAAAGTACGTGAGCGCGCATATGGTACAGGTTACAGGGTAAGCGACATTGTCATCACCAACGGGGGAACAGGTTATACTGCTGCACCGGTTGTGACGATCGGGAGTAGTGGAGATCCAAATGGCGCGAGTACCGCAGAAGCTTATGCTACAGTAACAAATGGTGCAGTAACCCAGCTTACCCTGGTAAATATGGGTGGGTTTTATACGGCTACACCACCAACGGTTACCATCACCAGCGCAAATGGCCTGGGCTCCGGAGCGACTGCCACGGCAACTGTAAGCCCTATAGTAGTTGCTGAGGCGGATTTGCCAACCGGTTTAACCAAAGCCCAGTTTTTTGAGCATATTGTTGATGAAAGGTCAAGGGAATTGGCCTATGAAGCTTTGAGATCGCACGATTTACGAAGATGGGGGAGGTTGATATCTACGATGCAGACTTTGGCAACTATAGGTCCATCGGTACCGGGTGGTGTTATCCGGAATGGATATACTTCGCCTGCTGTTAACATTACAGCCAAACATTTATACCTGCCTATACCTCCGGCAGAAATTGCAACAAACGCTTTGATTGTTCAGAATCCGGGATGGTAG
- a CDS encoding DUF5017 domain-containing protein, producing the protein MKIQQSIRLRMLLLIIFLTACEKKEIETPHFDVQTDALSYKVGQEVTFKFSGNAENVVFWSGEKGRNYAYKDRITEKGVLQTLQFTSAAGQGTQNDNLSIKISRDFNGIYDAANIAKASWTDITSRAVLSPNPVTGAAGAATSSGAVNISDQATDGDVPVYFAFRYASASNTLKPRQWTISSFVVSNTLADGTVNNVVANLGLAGFKGIDVSNPSFQWAFTPNAQSPTSVTMTAGNVGEAANEDWLVSVPVKLNQVSLSDYGIPIISITTLSPPKDYKYVFTAPGVYKVVFHAFNQDVAEKTGIIKEMTITIVP; encoded by the coding sequence ATGAAAATACAGCAAAGTATAAGGTTAAGGATGCTTTTACTAATAATATTCTTAACGGCATGTGAGAAAAAAGAGATCGAAACGCCCCATTTTGATGTGCAGACTGATGCGCTCAGCTATAAAGTTGGTCAGGAAGTTACATTTAAATTTAGCGGAAATGCAGAAAATGTAGTCTTTTGGAGTGGGGAAAAAGGCCGTAATTACGCTTATAAGGACCGGATAACAGAAAAGGGTGTTTTGCAGACCCTGCAATTTACAAGTGCCGCCGGACAGGGTACGCAGAATGACAATTTATCCATAAAAATTTCCAGGGATTTTAACGGAATATATGACGCTGCCAACATCGCAAAAGCATCCTGGACAGATATCACCTCCAGAGCGGTACTGTCCCCTAATCCTGTTACCGGTGCGGCAGGGGCAGCAACATCTTCAGGGGCAGTGAACATCAGTGACCAGGCAACAGACGGAGATGTACCGGTATATTTTGCATTCAGATATGCTTCGGCGAGTAATACTTTGAAGCCAAGACAATGGACAATCAGCAGTTTTGTGGTAAGCAATACACTTGCTGATGGTACAGTGAATAACGTAGTCGCAAATTTGGGACTGGCAGGGTTTAAAGGTATTGATGTCTCAAACCCGTCTTTTCAATGGGCATTTACACCAAATGCGCAGAGCCCAACATCAGTGACGATGACTGCCGGGAACGTAGGTGAGGCGGCCAACGAGGACTGGCTGGTTTCAGTACCTGTAAAATTGAACCAGGTATCGCTTTCTGATTATGGCATACCAATCATCTCTATCACTACTTTATCACCGCCGAAAGACTATAAGTATGTTTTTACAGCTCCGGGAGTTTATAAAGTAGTTTTTCATGCCTTTAACCAGGATGTGGCGGAAAAGACAGGGATAATTAAGGAAATGACGATTACCATTGTTCCATAG
- a CDS encoding alpha-L-rhamnosidase C-terminal domain-containing protein — protein sequence MKRYLVFLSLLTWAFTTVTNAQLPPVFKQPIATGLKKDPRVRYYLPPERMIWRSDATGKYIQHADRLLKVGNGQAELVNKDLTVLKNDKSSKTGFLIDFGKEIFGGLQITTGLMRTKTPVKVRVRFGESVTEAMSDVGGTDGATNDHAMRDFIIELPWLGGLEVGNTGFRFVRIDLLEADTELLLKEVSAIFMYRDIPYLGSFHSDDERLNQIWATGAYTVHLNMQQYLWDGIKRDKLVWIGDMHPEMMVINSVFGYNEVVPMSLDLAKAATPLPAWMNGISSYSMWWVLIQRDWYLHQGDMKYLQLQRQYLIGLLKQLMTKIKDGKEALDGNRFLDWPSSENKPAIHAGLQAMLVMTLTAGSELCHILKEAETARACDEAVAILKKNVPDIAESKQAAALLALAGLLPAEQANTILSKDSTRGFSTFYGYYMLQAKAMAGDYQGAINNIRDYWGGMLDLGATTFWEDFDLSWKENAGRIDEIVPKDKVDVHATYGAYCYKNLRHSLAHGWAAGPTSWLTTHVLGIKVMAPGCKVVKIEPHLGDLKSVSGSFPTPFGLIKVNHLKMPDGKIKTTVDAPKQVKIIK from the coding sequence ATGAAAAGATACCTTGTTTTTCTTTCTTTGTTAACCTGGGCGTTTACCACTGTGACGAATGCTCAGTTGCCGCCAGTTTTTAAACAGCCAATTGCCACCGGTTTAAAAAAAGATCCTAGAGTTCGCTATTATTTACCTCCGGAACGGATGATATGGCGGTCTGACGCGACTGGAAAATACATCCAGCATGCAGATAGGTTGCTGAAAGTTGGCAATGGCCAGGCCGAGCTGGTCAATAAAGACCTAACGGTGCTAAAAAATGATAAAAGCTCAAAAACAGGTTTCTTAATTGATTTTGGCAAAGAAATTTTTGGCGGTCTGCAAATTACTACGGGTTTAATGAGAACGAAAACACCGGTGAAAGTAAGGGTTCGTTTTGGAGAATCCGTAACTGAGGCCATGTCTGATGTAGGTGGTACAGACGGTGCAACTAATGATCATGCCATGCGCGACTTTATTATAGAGTTGCCATGGCTGGGTGGTCTGGAAGTAGGTAACACAGGCTTTAGATTTGTTAGAATTGACCTGCTGGAGGCTGATACTGAACTTTTGTTAAAAGAAGTGAGTGCGATATTCATGTACAGGGATATTCCTTACCTGGGGTCTTTTCATTCTGATGATGAACGTTTAAACCAAATTTGGGCAACCGGGGCATATACTGTTCATTTAAATATGCAGCAATATTTATGGGATGGCATTAAACGTGACAAACTGGTATGGATTGGGGATATGCACCCTGAGATGATGGTGATCAACAGTGTATTCGGTTATAATGAAGTTGTTCCAATGAGTCTGGATCTGGCTAAAGCCGCTACACCACTGCCGGCATGGATGAATGGAATCAGTTCTTATTCTATGTGGTGGGTCCTTATTCAGCGCGACTGGTATCTTCATCAGGGGGATATGAAATACCTGCAGTTGCAAAGGCAGTACCTGATTGGGCTTTTGAAGCAGTTGATGACTAAAATAAAAGACGGGAAGGAAGCCCTGGACGGCAATCGTTTCCTGGATTGGCCTTCCTCTGAGAATAAGCCGGCTATACATGCCGGGCTGCAGGCCATGCTGGTAATGACCTTAACAGCGGGATCGGAGCTGTGCCATATTTTAAAGGAAGCGGAAACTGCCCGAGCCTGTGATGAAGCTGTTGCAATTTTAAAGAAAAATGTCCCTGATATAGCTGAAAGCAAACAAGCAGCTGCATTGCTTGCCTTAGCCGGGCTTTTGCCGGCTGAACAGGCTAACACTATCCTGTCAAAAGACAGCACCAGGGGATTCTCTACTTTTTATGGCTACTATATGCTCCAGGCTAAAGCAATGGCTGGTGACTATCAGGGTGCTATCAATAATATCAGGGACTATTGGGGCGGGATGCTGGATTTAGGTGCCACTACTTTCTGGGAGGATTTTGATCTTTCCTGGAAAGAAAATGCCGGAAGGATCGATGAAATTGTTCCTAAAGATAAAGTTGATGTCCATGCAACATACGGGGCTTATTGCTACAAGAACCTCAGGCACAGCTTGGCGCATGGCTGGGCTGCAGGACCCACATCCTGGCTTACTACACATGTACTGGGCATAAAAGTTATGGCCCCGGGTTGTAAAGTTGTTAAGATTGAGCCCCATCTTGGCGATCTGAAATCAGTAAGCGGCAGCTTTCCTACGCCCTTTGGATTAATAAAAGTAAATCATTTAAAAATGCCTGACGGGAAAATCAAAACGACAGTAGACGCTCCAAAGCAGGTTAAAATTATTAAATAA
- a CDS encoding glycoside hydrolase family 88 protein: MVNKLNIACCLASFLCFFFAADLQAQKRKTLKADPEILKITDSALSRSAGQYLQLMETVPDTLFPRTFQNNRLLTATSPSWISGFYPGTLLLLYEFNNSNKFKEEALKKLKVLKKEQFNTGTHDLGFMMYCSFGTAKRLFKTKAYDPVLLNSAASLSQRFHDEVGLIRSWDHKPEKWKYPVIIDNMMNLELLTWASRLSGNQRFYNIAKQHADLTIKNHFRPDYSSYHVIDYDPKTGKVLNKLTEQGYSDESAWARGQAWALYGYTMMYRETGDAKYLEMAMHIADYILKHPNLPADKIPYWDFNAPDQSAAPRDASAAAVMSSALIELSGFSKGDKGKVYLKTAEAMLRQLSSPEYLAQPGTNGGFILKHSVGFLPAGSEVDVPLSYADYYYVEAMLRYRTLKK; the protein is encoded by the coding sequence ATGGTAAATAAATTAAATATTGCCTGCTGTTTAGCCTCCTTTTTATGTTTTTTTTTTGCCGCAGACTTACAGGCGCAAAAACGCAAAACACTTAAAGCTGATCCTGAAATTTTAAAGATCACAGATTCGGCCTTATCGCGTTCAGCGGGCCAATACCTGCAGTTGATGGAAACTGTTCCTGATACCTTGTTTCCCAGGACCTTTCAAAACAACAGGCTGTTAACAGCCACTTCTCCCAGTTGGATCAGCGGTTTTTATCCGGGTACGCTATTGCTGTTATACGAATTCAACAATAGCAATAAGTTTAAGGAGGAAGCTTTGAAAAAGCTTAAAGTATTGAAAAAGGAACAGTTCAATACCGGAACACATGACTTGGGGTTCATGATGTATTGTAGTTTTGGAACTGCAAAAAGATTGTTTAAAACCAAAGCATATGATCCTGTTCTGTTGAACAGCGCTGCATCATTATCTCAGCGATTCCATGATGAAGTAGGGTTGATCCGGTCCTGGGACCATAAGCCTGAAAAATGGAAATACCCGGTGATTATTGACAATATGATGAATCTTGAGTTGCTTACCTGGGCCAGTCGTTTGTCAGGTAATCAAAGGTTTTATAACATTGCAAAACAACATGCCGACCTGACCATTAAAAATCATTTCAGGCCAGATTATAGTTCCTATCATGTTATAGATTATGATCCTAAAACTGGTAAAGTATTAAACAAGCTTACAGAGCAGGGCTATAGTGATGAATCGGCATGGGCCAGGGGGCAGGCATGGGCCCTGTATGGTTATACGATGATGTACAGGGAAACCGGAGATGCAAAATATTTGGAAATGGCCATGCACATTGCGGATTATATTTTGAAGCATCCGAACCTGCCTGCAGATAAAATTCCTTACTGGGATTTTAATGCGCCTGACCAATCCGCTGCGCCCAGAGATGCTTCTGCTGCTGCTGTAATGAGTTCTGCATTGATAGAATTGAGCGGATTTAGCAAAGGAGATAAGGGCAAGGTTTACTTAAAAACGGCCGAAGCTATGCTCAGGCAGCTGTCGTCACCAGAATATCTTGCTCAGCCAGGTACAAATGGAGGTTTCATTTTAAAGCATAGTGTCGGTTTTTTACCGGCAGGCAGTGAAGTGGATGTGCCATTAAGCTATGCTGATTATTATTATGTAGAGGCTATGCTAAGGTATCGTACACTTAAAAAATGA